The window AAGGACTCCTGCTGAAGGCAAGTAACACCTGAGAAAGTTCCTAttagaaatgaaagtttttttaAGGGTGGGCACTGTCAGTAAAAATATATTAGTATTTCTACATTGGTTACCATTTCTACACTGCATTGGTACTCATTCCTGAACCTTGTTCTAAGTATAAATATAACACTAGTGGGTATTCTTTGCAGTACACACTTTTCTAATTGCTGGTTTTAATTCTGAAAGTATAGAAATCACAAAATTTGCATTGTGGAAGTGGTAAACATGTTTGAGAGTTGCTGTGGTACCTGAAATAATTATGTTTCAGTAACATTTACATCATGGTTGTCATTGATGGCAAGTTGTATATTGGGTTTCTGAGGTTGAGGTACATTGATTGGAACCATTGTTATACAAGCTAATTGGTCTTCTACAATATTTGAATGTAGCAGCTTTCTAATAATTAAACATTAGCAATGCAGCTGACTGATGCAGATCAATCAAAAATAAACTGCGTTAAAAATGTCTTCTGGTCTTTTTTCCTCTTCTCTCTAGTACCCCAGTTTCCTCAAGGTTTGGCTAATTCATTTACCCAGCAACAATCATTAGAACAGCCACCAAGAGTATGGAGCAATCAAACTTCATCTGAAGGTAAGTTCCATAAATgtgtaatttaataatttacatAGAAATGGAAAAATACTGGAAAAATAATTCGCATTGTCAACATCTGATAAAATCGTGCTATCAGTCAAACTTACTATAACATTGAAAATGCCTCTTTATGTGTTTCAGCACTAATTCGGGAAGTCctaacaaagcaagaaatgATCCTTGAGCAGCAGACATTTATTTTGCGTCTTCTTCAAGCATGGCAAAACACCCAGGATTGTGAAATTGAAGAAGGGCTTCTGCCAGTGAATGATATACAAGCGTTACAAAATGTGGAAGTACAACTTGGTAATGGAGAATTCAAAGAGAGATTGGTAATTTTTATATATCTTAGGTGGAAATACCACTTTCTGTGGTCACTATTTTAAAGTTTAACAACCACTTTTGGACTTACTAATGattaacttttttaaaatatgcaaACTGAACCTTTTCCATCAGTCGTAAAGTTTTGGTAATTTGTGagaatttttttgtgtgtctttCGTAGATGAATCACTTAAGTCGTATCGGAGGGTGTGACATAAAGGATGCAGTCTGGCGGCTAATGAGGAGAACAATTTCCAATAGGCTTGCTAGAAACATGAATTGGAAGGGGTTGAATGGGAAGACATTATTTGCAACACGGCGATTGAAGGATGTGATGATTGATAAATGTATATGCAAACATATCATATGGGTCATTAGCTGGACAAGGTGGTCGTTGAGAAGGATAAAATACtcaaataaacataaatatggaaataaatatttcaataattaattaaatgtgtcaTTTTATTTAACAATAATTCAATAAATGGAATTACATTTCATAATATAATGCTAAAGTGAATACTTACACAATTTAAATTCTATTTCACAATAAAGTTGGACTTTTCACAATGATGTATTTCTGAATAATGGTGCACTCTGTCAATCACTTTGAGGGGGGCGGGACTGAGTTTGTCATTTGCTAATCCCATTATTCAGCCTAGCAGATATAGGAAATACTGGCAGAGCTTTGGAGgatgtaattattttatttattgagatatttatgtatgtatttatatgcacatatatatttatttatttaattttgagtattaagGTGTTCCATAAAATATGACTTAACATCGCTAATAACTTAACATCTATaatacactcagtgacaaaaacaagttaagcacccagaagtaatggCCTGATTTGAATGTATGATATAATCattgcgatacagtcacatgacctttcaccatgTACAGAATTATTTCCACCACTCAACTGTAGAGGACACGAGTAACATACTGACTCATTACCTAATCCAGAGAATCTGTTTGCCTCTCATGTACTGTACAGGCTATTTCAGTCTCAGCAACCATGGAGTCAAAAGAGCTGCATTTGAGGAATAACTTCTTGAACTGCAGCACAATATTCTTAAGAACAACTTTTTACACATTCTGAATGTCTTCGGTTCTGAAGCAGGGGTTCCAAAAATGAGGGCTGCGAGATCATACAGAACGTTTCTAAAatttgaaaacaaaatgtacgGAAGGGGACACCAAAGTGGTGGTTGCAAGTCTCTTACACTGTTATTTTGGGAGTCGTATGCTGAAACGTTTAGGAACCCATATTCTGAAAGGTGCACACCCTGCAGTAATCCAACATGATCAGAAAATTCTAACCTGCCTTGCATCCACTTGTGTGTGAAAGCTTCTTCTCTGCCATGGAAATAATAAAGTCAAAACAACATTCCCATGTAACTGATAGATTTGGCAGAGCAGCTACAAATGAGCAACAACCAAATCTGAATGTTCTTGTGAAAAGAAGGCAGATAGCCCTACAGATGCACATTGCTTTGGCCAGTATGATTTCCAACACCATTTAATAAATGATCACTTATTTACTTTACACACACTGACAGAattatataaacaaaagcaaaaccagACAAtcttttatattatataaattCTCAGTGATGGCAGTTTAATTTTGATAATATTCACActcacaaaaaaactaaaacaagTACAGTATAGGACAAGTGTGCGCACACAATGCAGTGATACAGTACTGAAACCCTAGACATTCAGCATTCCCTCATCTGTGAGTTACTGTAACAAATAGTCATCCCACTTCTAATCACATATCTTGGTAAGGCCATGTAGAAGGCCAGAGCCTATTACAAACTGTACAGAACAGTACCAAGTACAAAGGCTTGGTATATTCATATTCAAGTTAAATGTTTAATTATTCAGAAATGTGTCTTGTATTTATGTAACACAAATGATTTGGCTTAAGGACTTGTTAACCAAatcaaatatttcaaaaattggGTACTGGATTTTTTCCTAGAGCAGAAACACACTAATAAATTCATTTCCCAAGTGTAAGATGAAAGCTTGTGTCCAGACCTTACCATCAAACCATACTTTAGTGTCATATTGTTCGTGACACTAGAAAAAGCTAAAAATCTGCAGCACAAAGCACTTTAGACGCAGTGAAGCCTTCCAAAAAGACCCTCATATctctgctgtctgtgtgtgaagtttgcatactCTCCCTGTTTCTCTCAGGGCTCCCCCTACAGCGCAAAGTCAGGCTAGCTGGTATCTAAACTGGCCATGACCATGTGTATGTGCTCTGCGATAGACCAGCATCCGGTCCAAGGGGTGCTCCAGCCTCATGGCCTATCCTGCTTAGGACCGACTCTACCCAGGATCATATGACCACTGTTACTGCTTTGGTTATTGAGGAATGATGAGATAACACTTACATGTAATGTGAAAATATATAGCTTTTCTGAAGTCTAAGGTAGCGCTAGCTAACTTTAATACAAGAACAAAAACCAGAACAGCAGAGCTAAGTTAACAGGACCAAATCAAACAAGTGTTTTTACATCTAAAAAAAAGTTACACATGTCCCTGAGCAGCTGAATTTTATATTCAGCAAGAAAATTGCAATATTCTCTTTTAGGGCTGGAtgacataaaaatatataatattcaatattttaatttaaaaacatttggATAAATGATAATAATCACCCAACCACAGAAGCACACATAGTCAAGTCACTTTGATAAATAGTTTTGGCACTTCCATTAAATGAGAACACAAACCACTGTAATATTGATTCCCCAATAATGAAACTTTACAAGTGTAGAGTAGGGGGACACCCAAGATAAAATTTGTCGAGATGGGGTCTCATAGGAGGTCTTTAAAGCTGGGCCAACcaattaaaatgattaaatattATCTTTTCCAGTTAtgaattatataataaaatcGTATAAACATAGTTTTAGTGAGGGACTCTCAAAGCATACTGGGCTATGCAGAACACAATGTCCCTTACCTTGAGACAACAGACAGGTTGTACAAAAATATCAGCAGATGAGCAGAATGGCTGTCACCCCACTTTAATTTTTCCAAACTCTGTAAGCAGTGCCACCAACAGGAAGACAGCATAGAAGAGCAGAAGGAAAGCTCCATATGGACGGCCTAGGTGAAAGCACTGCAGAGGCACCAGAATGAAGGAGAATGCCAGGCTGCAGCCAAGGGCCACTGCTAGTACCCAGACCAGTAACCCTTCTGGCTGGAGCTGTAAAAGCAAGTGGAAGAACTGGGTCAGCTGGGAACTACAGTACTTCTGGCCACTCACACACTGTAAGCCTTACCCTCTGACACTCGTGGACacgcacacatatgcacacatatacacacaaagcTTAACCTTCCACTAAGCCAATTAACACAGTCACTTTGCTCTCTTGATGCAAAGTTATAGTTTTCCAGCTTTCCTTTCACACAATGCGAGTCGTGACCAATGCTGTTACTTACTTTTACCACATTATTGTGTGCGAACATCTGCAGCAGGCAGCCAAGCCCAATACCAAAAACCATGTCTGAAAGGGAAGTTAGTTAAGAACTGACACCAATACTTTACCATACAGGATTTGTAGCATGGGAGGAGTGCACCCTAAACGTGCAATTTAGACACTATATATGAAACGCATTTCAATCAGCTCTAAGAATTCACTTAGCTCACTGAAGACTGCTGAAAATACTGGTTAATGATTCAAACTTGCACAATCACATAACATTCATATGGTGTACAAATAACCAGCAAAAGCCAACAGATGCATGGGTTGGATAAATCAAAAATCTAGCTAATTAACAAATAGTAGGGATGCATCATTACTATTTTTTCAGCCCAATGGAACTCACCGATACCAGGTGGGGTTAGGTGATGTAAAACAAATTACTGTGATATTTTAATTTTGATGCATTTAAGTAAATTATGTCAGGTGTACATAAATGCCTGAGTGAAGTGAAGTATGATTCAGCCTTTAGATGTTTAATTAGATTAGTTGTGTTTGGGCTGTATTGATTTTGGAGAATCCTATATCCATAAGTAAATGAACACGAAAACATTATGGTAGTTGTAGGTGTCCATCAGTTCCAACTAATGTAAGTTAGTGCCAGTCAATCAGCGGTTTGGGAACATTTTAGTATTCCAATGAAATACACctacaagagagagagagtagtcCATAAGAACAAGATGTTGTTTATTAAAGTTACAATGTCTGTCGGTTGTGTAATGCCGACCTCTGATGTGTTGCTGGAAACACATCCAACATGCTAAATCATTTAGGACAACATCATCCGAGTGTGTGTATCACCGAGGCATCACAGAAAAAGcgcatttattttgtttgttaacGATATTGTTGATATCTCATCATGTGGTCCCGGTCACATGCTTTGTACCGCTTTGTCATGAGAAAGAGTGTGAATACTAGAGTACTGTATTGAACCTAATACTAACAGCATTGATGCACCCCTAACAGACTGTACCTTacccatgatacacgagcacataaatacactgctcaaaaaaattaaaggaatacTTCAGAGTAAAGCAtcaattaaacttctgggatattgatctagTCAGTTAagcagagggggttgttaatcagtgtCAGCTGcgttggtgttaatgaaattatcaataGGTGCACTAGAGGGgaaacaatgagacgacccccaaaacaggaatgactTAACAGGTGGACAGTAAtgacatttttccctcctcatgttttctgatggttttttcactagttttgcatttggcaacggtcagtgtcactacagGTAGCATGAgttgatacctggaccctacagaggttgcacatgtagttcaactcctccaggatggcgcatcaatacatgccattgccagaatatttgctgtgtctcccagcacagtctcaagggcatggaggagattccaggagacaggcagttactctaggagagctggacagggccgtagaaggtccttaacccatcagcaggaccagtATCTggtcctttgtgcaaggaggaactaGATGAGCACTACCAgaaccctacaaaatgacctccaggaggccactggtgtgaatgtctctgaccaaacaatcagaagcaGACTTCATGAAGGTGGCCTGAGGGCCCGACATCCtctagtgcagtgtttcccaacccagtcctcggggaccccggacagtccatgttttggcttcctctcagctcctagcgcacatgtaccaggtattcgatgttcctgattggctgagggctgagagggtcaaaaatgtggactgtcggggtccccgaggactgggttgggaaacactgctctagtgGCCCTTGTGTTTACTGCCCAGCTGAATTGTTTTGGTCCgctaggttgcacctcagactgtccaggagctcagtgatgccctggtccagatctgggagGAGATTCCCCAGGATATCATCCATcatctcattaggaccatgccctGACATTGTCAGGCATACATACAAGTACAGGAGGGCCAAATAAATTACGGAGTATAattttgagttgctgcaatgaaattttgggaaaatggactagcctgccgcatcattctttcactttgattttcggggtgtctttgaattcaacctcctgtaggttgataattttcattttcatcAAACGATGTGccatcctttcattcctaacacattacccagtctatatcagtatagatatccagcatgatttttccCCATTAAGATCTGATGTGTTTCTTTATTAAAgtgtttctttaattttttgGAGCAGTGTATGTTTGAGTGAAACCACAGAATGACATACAAGCTCAAGCCTGAAAAAGATACTAAAGATAATTCCCCCAAAACAGGCAGAGATGGCCATACGTGGATACCCCTGGCGTGCAATTGTGATGTCTGAGAAGCAATCTGCAAAAACAAGACCAAATACTACTAAATATGCCTTCTGGGACACAGATTCAAAAGGTCATTCAGTAAACTGCACTGTACAAAGAAATCCATTCAGCTGACTTAATCCTGAAAAATTAAGAGATAGTGAGTTCTTATACACCTTAGATCATGGGTTCCCAAACTTTTTAACCACAACCCCCCCTTTGGGAGATTTCATCAACAACAGGGAGTTCGAATCGGAGCCCCTCCCTTAGATATCCCTCAAACCCATTCAACTGACAAACCTTCCCTGATATTAAGACTAGTAAAGTAGTTAAAATGCAGGAGGCTGCATTACCTCCAATGCTATTGCCCCAGGCCAGCAGGGTGAGGCCCAGTACTGTGTTGCTAAGGCTGAAAACCACACCCAATGTCCTTAGTAAGCTCACGACCTCTGTTGCGGCCGTGTTCATCCACATCGCACTGACCAGGAAACCTAGCAGAGAGAAAAGCTGCAGCACAAAGAAAAACATTATGAGAGCAAAGTTTGGGGACAGAGTGTAGGGTCAGTCATTTATCTAGCACCCCTGTGGCATTTTGGGAGCTCAAGGGTCTAAAAGAGATGTGATCATTCTGCCAAGGATTCAAATGGGCAACTTTCCAATCACAGACCACTTCCACCTGTATGGACTTCTAATACATTACCATATGAGCGCACCATCATTGGTCCCCAATGCACTAACTGGGCAGAAAGTCTCCGTCACATGTTGTTGGTGTTGTTAATACAAAAGCTACAGTAACTCTGAGCTTTGAACTTTTTTGATTTGCCTCAGTACAGATACAAAGTGATAACCCCTCCATACAATCACCATTAATTGGAATCAGTTGAATTTTTGCTATTACTACACGATGAATAAAAAGCAAGGTCTTACAAAGTGGAATCTGGGGGGCTGGTAATTAGTTGTGCTCCAGAAGACGATGGCACACAAGAAGAGTCCGATGAGAAGAGTCAATGCCCAGACTGGGAAGCCCCCTTGAATGTACAACAACCCATCTGTTGAGAAGTGAAAAGCAGTCTAAGAAAGATCCAAGAAAGCCATCATACTGTTAGCTAACAGTTACCATCATCGACTATAACATGATATTCCTTTTAGAAAGCAGCACACATTGCCTGGAGCATTTGTTTTCTGAAACATAGATCCTGCCCACACACGGGCTGAGGGAGCTTTGGTTCCCAAGAAGGTAAGGATTTATACTCCCCTCCAGGTAAGACACTAATGCCCTAATACAGCAAAGGGGAAGCATTCTGACACACTGTGGTTATTGAATATGGCACTAAACTGACGGGTCTAGGAGTTATAGTGTAACATTCAGGGTGAAATAGTCAAGATAAATCAGGAATCTTTGTAAGTACttatgttaaaaaaataaaacattatcaGGCATGGAATTGTTTGCTAAATGAAAACAGACATTTAATTGCAGATATTAATATACCATATCAGATCACAATAATCTGCCAAAATGTAGGACGAATGAGGCGTTACAATATGGTACAGATCACAGACTCCCCCTACTTGGATTATAAATCACTGATTTCTCACATCAGTCATATCTTAGCCGGAACATAAAGGCCATATAGGCCAAATAAAGACCCATAAAGGCCAAAGGAACAGACATGTCCTAATATTATTTGAGACAAGATGGCTACACTAAGGAAAAGACATACACTCTCCTGATTGGAAGGTAAGCACACAAATCAGAGGGCCCGTAATAAGATGCAAGCAGTTAAGGGGTCGTTTCCAGTTGCGGTCTTCCTTGTCTGGGTCAACAACAGGCACAGACAGCAACAGAATCACTTCTATTGGCACCTAGTGGAGAGAAGAGAGGTGCTTATCACCATCATAACAGAGTGTCATTTACTTCTCGAATTTCAACATAAAGCACCATCATCACTTAATGTAACTACCCACCTTTATCACCTTAAATGCTCTCCAGTACAAGGGCTTTCTCCTCCATTTTCTGATGTCCACTGGGTTAAGAGACTTGAGGAAAATTTGGCTAGTGGATTCCATGCATGTAAGCAGGGGCTGGTACTCTGAAATATAAAGACTCCAATAAGTTCCATCAGGCCAATAAGTGTTCCTTTGCAGGGAGTTAAAATAAGGGTGAATTCTATAGCACAGAGtccatgtacacacacatggtAGCAGAGTGCAGTTTAGCGGGTTacacctctgtgtctgtgataaaGTTGCCGGTTTGAGCCCTGGCCTCGGCAGAATAGTTGAATTTCCAGTGGCCTgaccctgcgctcagacccTGAGCTTCACTCTTGCCTGTATAGGCCTGTGTATGTATGCGTTTGCCTCAAAAGAAAGcaggatgggatatgtgaagaaAAGCACTCCAATGTATCTGTACTTGTACAATTTTTCCCCCCATTTCACTCTGTGCCACATAATTCACTATTGTATAACATTACGCAGTAACTCAAGGTCAGTGGTTCAGCCCCATGTCACAttccacacactgacacacatcacAAACTGCAGCACACACATTACACATGGATTCATGCAGCAACACTATCAAAAACTGGCAAAGCCACCATGCGTACCATAGTCCTGAATACTAGAGTTTGGTAGGGATGAGCTCTCATCAGTGTCAGACTGCAGATCTGCAGAAATAAAAACCACACCAATAACAGTATTAACCGATAGCTATCAGCAAGCAAACCTTCACAGAGCAAAAGGCAAAAACCCATTATTCTATGCATTATGACAAAAAGCTGTTCATTTGAAAAAAAAGGTGTTTCCACTAAATTCAGAGGTGTAATTCAGCATAACTAATAAAAATCTATTTCATCTTAAATGTCAGCAAAATCAAGTTTAGAGCGATCATAATTACTTGATTAAACTGGATTACTCGACTAATAAAATACATCTATTAAAATGTTCCTTTTCAATTATTTGGCAATATGGCAGACGGAAGACTTCATAGAGAGTAAACGTACAAATTGGTGGAAGCACTTCACActaaaagtgaatgaaaatgcaaTCGTCTGTTAGTATTGCAAAGTAAAACTTCAATATCAGCACAGCATGATtgcaaagtaaaaatacatcttAAAAAGGTTTGATGGACTCATCTGATAATGCAAGGTTAGCCATAAATGTGTGCCATTTAGCATCTTAGAGTAGCCTAGCCCAAGTTTGTCATCACTTTAAATTATTTTGCTGAAATTTACTGTCTACGTCTCCTATATGTCAAAAAAATTGTTTCTAAATCAAAGGTTAACGCCATCACTTAGTTGCATAGTCTTATGATGTGTaatataatacagtacataataatcatgcaataaatatatttttttaaaacgtaTTGAGTGTTTTCAGTAGGACTGAACAATATTAGAAAAAAATTCACATTGCGATGTTCGACGTTTTTTGCGATATTTATGGGCTGAAAATTAAATACATAGCGAAGCAGAACATATCTACTAACAGTCGGTCAAATAAATTGGTGATGTTGCTATGAGATAAAAGCCAATGTTCACAGAGTacttgcttttgctcaatatcatctctatgaaatacaaaatatttccatacataAAGA of the Brienomyrus brachyistius isolate T26 unplaced genomic scaffold, BBRACH_0.4 scaffold1336, whole genome shotgun sequence genome contains:
- the LOC125730479 gene encoding LOW QUALITY PROTEIN: mitochondrial sodium/calcium exchanger protein-like (The sequence of the model RefSeq protein was modified relative to this genomic sequence to represent the inferred CDS: deleted 1 base in 1 codon), which produces MHLKEPTEECHLVMRLNESQRCFFIRNTPDCNQDGGFLNYLETAFCLFPTNLLPLAIFFYVLWLLFLFIVLGLTASKFFCPNLSAISATLKLTHNVAGVTFLALGNGAPDVFSAMAAFSHPQTAGLAIGALFGAGIFVTTIVAGSVALVKPFTVASRPFLRDVIFYMAAVFWTFLILYKGQIHLGEALGYLCLYVGYVFTVIISAYIYNRQKHFINGPLQNGSNHVPDLQSDTDESSSLPNSSIQDYEYQPLLTCMESTSQIFLKSLNPVDIRKWRRKPLYWRAFKVIKVPIEVILLLSVPVVDPDKEDRNWKRPLNCLHLITGPLICVLTFQSGEYGLLYIQGGFPVWALTLLIGLFLCAIVFWSTTNYQPPRFHFLFSLLGFLVSAMWMNTAATEVVSLLRTLGVVFSLSNTVLGLTLLAWGNSIGDCFSDITIARQGYPRMAISACFGGIIFNMVFGIGLGCLLQMFAHNNVVKLQPEGLLVWVLAVALGCSLAFSFILVPLQCFHLGRPYGAFLLLFYAVFLLVALLTEFGKIKVG